The uncultured Dysgonomonas sp. genome contains the following window.
AAGACAACTATATTATCTTTTAAAGGTGATTGATTAATCAGTTCAGTATATTTATCAAAGCTGCCATAACTCTCACCGGCTATGATTAGCTGATAAGAGTCATCCAGCATTCCCATAGCCTCGATAAGAATATCCAATCCCTTATAATCGCGTATCAATCCGAAGAAAAGGAGGTTCTTCTTGTCTTCCCTAATGCCTAACGTCTCACATGCGGAGGCTTTACTTGTACGTTCAGCATACTGATCATATATCGGATGTGGCTGTAATAGTATCTTAGCATCTTTTTTCAGGGAGAGTAAATCCTGCCGGACAGGTTCACTCATGACAATAAATGCATCACATCTATTGAAGAAAAAGCGGGCAAATGACTTATCTACAAATCTCTTTTCATGTGGGATCGCATTGTGAACAAGAGCTACTACTTTAGTCCTTTTGTTAAGGAAAAGACATACCGAGCCATAAGCAGGCGCAAGGAAAGACATCCAGTAAGGTATAATAAGCAGATCGGGAGCATATTTATTAATACGTCTGGCTGTCCGGATATATGTAAAAGGATTTATACTGTTCAATACACGATCACTGTCTATTACAGTAGCAGTATCACCTTCAGCGACATACTGAGTCTTACCGGGAAAAAGGAAGTCGGGATAGAGGGTTGTAAACGTGAATGCCTTCACCTCATTCTGTCTGGAGAGTTCTGTATATAACCGGGCATTAAGTTGGGCTAAACCTCCCCTGTAAGGGTAAAACGGTGAAAGGATTGCAATTCTCATGAATCTATCTTATCTAGTACCTTATATATTCTTGATACAACGGATTCCTCTGTAATTCTATCCATGCAGGCATACTCCTCATTCTCTCTCTGGCAGGGTAGATCACCAAAAACCGAACATGGTCTGCAATCCAAGTCAATCTGAACTGCATTGGCTATATCTTGTCTGAATCCATAAAAGCCCATCGCCGGATGGGTTGCTCCCCAAACAGATACTACTGGCACCTGCACCAATGAGGCAAGATGCATGTTAGCCGAATCCATTGACAGCATAACATCCAAATATGAAATAAAAAGCATTTCTTTCTGCAAATTAAGCTTTCCGGTGAGATCAATCGTGTCCGGATATTTTGAGGCCCAACCGGATAATACCTTCTGTTCCTCCTTACCCGAGCCAAACAGGAATACAGTAACTCCCTCTTTCTTAGAGAGTATACCAATTATATTCGACATTTTCTCTAAAGGATATATTTTACCCTTATGCTTAGAAAAAGGCGCTATACCAATCCATTTGCCGTTCTTCTCTTTGGCAACGGATTTAAGATCTGAAAAATTCCGCGGCACGAAATCAAAGAAATTGTTGAATACCATTGGTGCAGGAAAGCCCAATTTATCAAAAACTTCCTGATAGCGTTGCATTGTATGTTTGAGAGGGGGATCCAGTTGTTTATGAGTTATCGCATATTTTTTTTCACTCTTACCTTTATCGATATGTGCAACTTTGCGTCCCATGAAAAACATGGAATGGCGGATACCTTTCGATCGCAGGACGTCATGCACATCGGCTATATGGGAAAATCTCATGGCTGACAACCGTCTCATTACCCTGAAATAACCTATTAATCCCCGGTGTCTTTTTTTAATATCGAGTGGGATAACATTAACATTAAATCCCAGATTCTCGAATAGGGGGGCGAATGCTTTCCGGGTCATTACCGAAAAACGATCTTGAGGATATTTTGCGGCAACAGAATATACTACCGGGACGAGCATAGCTACATCCCCGAAGGAAGATATCCGTATTACCAAGACTTTAGACATAACCGTATTCTTTGTGAGCTTCTATCTAGTTATTGTGTTTTTGCATATAAAACAGGATTAAGACTTGGATCGTTATACATCTTCATCTGCTTATATACTTTCATATATTTTTTCCCTGTCTCTATGTCCTCTAGTAATTCTTCTATAGCCGTAGAAAGATCTTTTCGCTGAGTAAGTAAAACCTGAAGCTTTTTCGACGCTTGTTCATTATGGTCTGCCGATGTGTTCTTTCTGTCAGCTTCCTGTTGCATATGATATATCTTAAGGGCTAGGATAGACAAACGGTCTATCGCCCATGCCGGGCTTTCGGTATTAATACGGGCATCAGACAGAGGGCTTATATCTTTATATTTATCCAGAAAATAGCTATCTATGAGCTCTACCAGATCTGTTCTGTCCTGATTTGATTTATCTATACGGCGCTTTATTAATAAGGCTTCTGCCGGATTAATATCCGGATCGCGGATAATATCTTCCAGATGCCACTGCACCGTATCTATCCAGTTTTTAAGATACAGGAAATATTCTATCGATTTCTCAGTATAAGGATTACTGATAGGACTATCTACGTTGTCCGTTTTATGATAATCATTAATTGATTTATCGAAAATAGAATTACTCAAATCGGTAAAAGTCATGGCTTGTTCTTTATCTTTATATTAATTATACTATTTGTCTGCCCAAGTTTCCCGGTCTAAATTACGATAGTTTATGGCTTCTGCCAAATGTTTTGGCTGTATTTTTTCGGAACTATCCAAATCCGCAATTGTGCGCGACACTTTTAGTATCCTGTCATAGGCTCTGGCCGACAAATTGAATCTGTCCATAGCCGTTTTTAATAGTTGCAAACCTGTCTCGTCCGGAGAAGCATACTTGGCAAGAAGTTTAGGTGTCATCTGCGCATTGCAGTATATTTCATTATCATCTTTAAAGCGTTGAGCCTGTATATCTCTTGCCTTTATAACGCGATCTCTTATGGATGTGCTTGCTTCAGCCGGCGTTTTATCCGATATTTTCTCAAATGGTACAGGAACTATTTCGATGTGTATATCTATACGATCGAGGAGTGGTCCCGATATCTTATTCAAATATTTCTGAACAGCACCTCCGGGACAAACGCATTCCTTTTCAGGATGGTTATAATATCCGCAAGGGCACGGATTCATCGACGACACCAGCATGAAACTGGCCGGATATTCAACCGAAAATTTCGATCTCGAGATAGATATTTTCCGGTCCTCGAGCGGCTGCCGCATGACCTCGAGTACACTACGGCTAAATTCGGGCAACTCGTCAAGAAAAAGAACCCCGTTATGCGCTAGACTGATCTCGCCGGGCTGGGGATAGGCACCACCGCCAACCAGTGCCACATCGGAAATGGTATGATGAGGACTACGAAACGGACGTTGAGCCATCAAAGAAGTTTCATTCCCTATCTTGCCTGCAACACTATGTATTTTGGTCGTTTCCAATGCTTCCTGCAAAATAAATGGGGGGAGGATGGATGGCATGCGCTTTGCCATCATCGACTTTCCTGCTCCCGGAGGGCCTATCATAATCAGATTGTGTCCGCCCGAAGCAGCAACTTCCAGGGCCCGCTTCACATTCTCCTGTCCTTTTACATCTGCAAAATCAAATTCAAAGATCTGTTGTGCATTATAAAATTCGGCACGGGTATCTATTATTGTTTTTTCCAGTTCTATTTCTTCATTAAAGAAGCTGACAACCTCACTTATATTGTCCACCCCATATACATCCAGATTATCTACTACAGCCGCTTCGCGTGCATTTCTGCGAGGTAGAACCAAGCCTTTAAAGCCGAGTTCTCTTGCTTTTATGGCTATGGGG
Protein-coding sequences here:
- a CDS encoding DUF4254 domain-containing protein gives rise to the protein MTFTDLSNSIFDKSINDYHKTDNVDSPISNPYTEKSIEYFLYLKNWIDTVQWHLEDIIRDPDINPAEALLIKRRIDKSNQDRTDLVELIDSYFLDKYKDISPLSDARINTESPAWAIDRLSILALKIYHMQQEADRKNTSADHNEQASKKLQVLLTQRKDLSTAIEELLEDIETGKKYMKVYKQMKMYNDPSLNPVLYAKTQ
- a CDS encoding YifB family Mg chelatase-like AAA ATPase; its protein translation is MLVKVFGAAVQGILATLITIEVNCSKGIKFMLVGLPDASVKESHERIVSALQINGYKFPRQQIVINMSPADIRKEGTAYDLPLAIGILAASESLKSDKLEDYMIMGELSLDGSILPIKGVLPIAIKARELGFKGLVLPRRNAREAAVVDNLDVYGVDNISEVVSFFNEEIELEKTIIDTRAEFYNAQQIFEFDFADVKGQENVKRALEVAASGGHNLIMIGPPGAGKSMMAKRMPSILPPFILQEALETTKIHSVAGKIGNETSLMAQRPFRSPHHTISDVALVGGGAYPQPGEISLAHNGVLFLDELPEFSRSVLEVMRQPLEDRKISISRSKFSVEYPASFMLVSSMNPCPCGYYNHPEKECVCPGGAVQKYLNKISGPLLDRIDIHIEIVPVPFEKISDKTPAEASTSIRDRVIKARDIQAQRFKDDNEIYCNAQMTPKLLAKYASPDETGLQLLKTAMDRFNLSARAYDRILKVSRTIADLDSSEKIQPKHLAEAINYRNLDRETWADK
- a CDS encoding glycosyltransferase — encoded protein: MRIAILSPFYPYRGGLAQLNARLYTELSRQNEVKAFTFTTLYPDFLFPGKTQYVAEGDTATVIDSDRVLNSINPFTYIRTARRINKYAPDLLIIPYWMSFLAPAYGSVCLFLNKRTKVVALVHNAIPHEKRFVDKSFARFFFNRCDAFIVMSEPVRQDLLSLKKDAKILLQPHPIYDQYAERTSKASACETLGIREDKKNLLFFGLIRDYKGLDILIEAMGMLDDSYQLIIAGESYGSFDKYTELINQSPLKDNIVVFEQYIPDDMVSTLFSAADVLVLPYKSATQSGVVALAYQMELPMIATNVGALGSTVKDSETGLVVSEPTPEHVAKGIKEFFSSGTIFYKDSLKREKKRLSWDNFTRSIESFFSSL
- a CDS encoding glycosyltransferase family 9 protein, giving the protein MSKVLVIRISSFGDVAMLVPVVYSVAAKYPQDRFSVMTRKAFAPLFENLGFNVNVIPLDIKKRHRGLIGYFRVMRRLSAMRFSHIADVHDVLRSKGIRHSMFFMGRKVAHIDKGKSEKKYAITHKQLDPPLKHTMQRYQEVFDKLGFPAPMVFNNFFDFVPRNFSDLKSVAKEKNGKWIGIAPFSKHKGKIYPLEKMSNIIGILSKKEGVTVFLFGSGKEEQKVLSGWASKYPDTIDLTGKLNLQKEMLFISYLDVMLSMDSANMHLASLVQVPVVSVWGATHPAMGFYGFRQDIANAVQIDLDCRPCSVFGDLPCQRENEEYACMDRITEESVVSRIYKVLDKIDS